In Aspergillus nidulans FGSC A4 chromosome II, a single window of DNA contains:
- a CDS encoding DUF1996 and WSC domain-containing protein (transcript_id=CADANIAT00003885) — translation MPFFKRASVVYLLCSLTPSLAFFKVPCSTPLVIQRADPIVQPGVASGHVHTIMGGSGFGFTMDYNMTQTSQCNSCSAVEDKSNYWISSLYYHAENGSFIPVPQNGGALIYYLQRPDPTTDGTIVAPPAGFRMVAGNPFDRRNKGNIAAQARSFACLDYDGPGTPQTHGFPTTNCPNGLRAQVFFPSCWDGVNLDSPDHRSHVAYPTQEYDSGPCPASHPVRIISIFIEVTWHTEQFADMWYGDKQPFVFSYGDPTGYGLHADFINGWDIDVLQDAINTCHDEGGDIRQCEPITLQEDWVTDGCILERSIHEQIDGWLDALPGCNPIQPGPEDAKPVTGCGAPTAIGEPLHYYTDLTSSHGWEWVGCTQDNVGGERILTGSSAGTSDMTPATCVEKCLADGYSFAGVENSNECFCGDSVGEDKMPKVTPMGKCLQPCAGDGLQNCGGYGFIGLYRKCEGECGNLQYPVVPH, via the exons ATGCCGTTCTTCAAACGAGCCTCCGTGGTGTACCTTCTCTGCTCTTTGACGCCATCTCttgccttcttcaaagtgCCATGTAGCACGCCGCTCGTCATACAACGGGCCGATCCTATCGTGCAACCCGGCGTTGCATCAGGCCATGTGCATACAATAATGGGCGGAtccggcttcggcttcacgATGGACTATAACATGACCCAAACATCCCAGTGCAATTCTTGCTCGGCCGTCGAGGATAAGTCCAACTACTGGATCTCCTCGCTCTATTACCACGCTGAGAATGGGAGTTTCATACCAGTGCCCCAGAATGGTGGAGCTCTCATCTACTATTT ACAGCGTCCTGACCCGACGACTGACGGCACAATCGTCGCACCACCCGCTGGCTTCCGCATGGTTGCAGGGAATCCCTTCGACCGCCGCAACAAGGGCAACATCGCAGCTCAAGCGCGCAGCTTTGCTTGCCTGGACTATGATGGCCCCGGCACCCCTCAGACCCATGGGTTTCCAACCACCAATTGCCCGAATGGGCTGCGCGCACAGGTATTCTTCCCTTCGTGCTGGGACGGGGTGAACCTGGATAGCCCTGACCACAGGTCCCATGTGGCCTATCCGACCCAAGAGTACGACAGCGGGCCCTGCCCTGCATCTCACCCAGTCCGGATCATCTCGATCTTCATCGAGGTTACCTGGCACACTGAGCAGTTTGCCGATATGTGGTATGGCGATAAGCAGCCCTTTGTGTTTTCCTATGGTGATCCCACTGGCTATGGCTTGCATGCGGACTTT ATCAACGGTTGGGACATCGACGTTCTCCAAGACGCGATCAACACTTGCCATGACGAGGGCGGTGATATTCGACAGTGCGAGCCAATCACCTTGCAGGAGGACTGGGTGACAGACGGGTGCATCCTTGAGCGCTCAATCCACGAGCAGATCGACGGCTGGCTCGATGCGCTCCCCGGTTGCAACCCGATCCAGCCCGGCCCCGAAGATGCGAAGCCTGTCACAGGTTGCGGTGCACCCACTGCTATTGGCGAGCCTCTGCATTACTACACTGACCTCACGAGCAGCCACGGATGGGAGTGGGTTGGATGCACACAGGACAACGTTGGCGGGGAGCGCATTCTGACCGGTTCGTCCGCCGGGACCTCAGATATGACGCCGGCGACCTGCGTTGAGAAATGCCTTGCCGATGGCTACAGCTTCGCCGGCGTAGAGAATTCCAATGAGTGCTTCTGTGGGGATAGCGTTGGGGAGGATAAAATGCCGAAAGTTACACCGATGGGGAAATGTTTACAGCCTTGCGCTGGCGACGGTCTGCAGAATTGCGGCGGGTATGGGTTCATTGGATTGTATAGGAAATGCGAGGGCGAGTGCGGCAATCTGCAGTACCCTGTGGTTCCTCACTAG
- a CDS encoding glycoside hydrolase family 128 protein (transcript_id=CADANIAT00003886), with translation MAFKTASFVLYLLGPTLTFAQEKRGLAYNDGALANLFSGHSQVSWGYNWGSDGNGLDTALNFTPMLWGLASRLSPEWTAAVEGEGVEAILGFNEPDLDAHSNITPSDASRRIPVTNGSPPNMGIGWMDQFFEHCTTCTIDFVTIHWYANNDPQGFKSHVQQFYDKYRLPIWITEFAASGSEEEQISFLQAVLPWLDSQPYVERYAYFGVFPGFLVNENGDGLSRLGQVYATCSR, from the exons atggctttCAAGACCGCCAGCTTTGTGCTTTACCTTCTGGGCCCGACCCTTACCTTTGCTCAGGAAAAGCGCGGACTCGCTTACAACGACGGTGCTCTCGCAAATCTCTTCAGCGGACATAGTCAAGTCTCTTGGGGCTACAATTGGGGCTCTGATGGCAACGGCCTCGATACTGCACTGAATTTCACGCCAATGCTATGGGGGCTAGCTTCCCGCCTGAGTCCAGAGTGGACAGCGGCcgtggaaggagagggtgttgaggccATCCTTGGCTTCAATGAGCCCGACCTCGATGCACATTCGAACATTACCCCTTCTGATGCTTCCCGCCGGATACCTG TGACAAACGGGTCTCCTCCAAACATGGGAATTGGGTGGATGGATCAGTTCTTCGAGCACTGTACGACGTGCACGATCGACTTCGTGACGATTCACTGGTACGCGAACAATGACCCACAGGGTTTCAAGTCACACGTGCAGCAATTCTACGACAAGTACAGGCTCCCAATCTGGATTACCGAATTCGCAGCAAGTGGCTCTGAAGAGGAGCAGATCTCGTTCCTGCAGGCTGTTCTCCCTTGGCTCGACTCGCAGCCCTATGTCGAGCGATACGCGTATTTCGGTGTTTTCCCGGGGTTTTTGGTCAATGAGAATGGAGATGGTCTTTCGCGGCTGGGCCAGGTGTATGCCACGTGCAGTAGATAG
- a CDS encoding protein atnN (transcript_id=CADANIAT00010513), whose translation MAPKDSQVSASNEMTGNPPSSVQGRSRNGCITCRIRRVKCDEERPHCRRCQSTGRKCDGYTPLTGQQPKQQPPQQAAKAGSSELRIIQHTPQVTQPTQLCMFPGVDTLLTEDEYRALEFFNVQTVSCFGPRAGGWLLNAACQDSAIRRAAMALGTMHRVVLYHSRTPPHDRRRGMQLALQQYNSAIRQGLKLFAGSNDSSADGILSMCVLFFCLDSLQGHFRSALRHVGSGLRILAQRQLRGQRAENTLLPPDVIQSLFAALEAQMLEIDGQSPLLDENGLPVRGAGRPAPLWTLEEAQDTFRSIYNDFLRLLSFSARLEEPVDELEMVQIVEQVMARKQQVQTDLDAWSLEFDHFLAHIFHWGNQASQQSVRMLQLWRTMLTMVLHMGWPPQDTAWGSHLSELNIILDLAEQIIVMSPPLELESSAGSTFSLQGHSRAGSPSGSRSRSMSTSSSASRDDSPTTTTTTTTTPTPRLKKETDPQSTYTPILPRPFHSSPSRFTLALGILPALWTIATQCRDSSVRYRAIDLIGRSKRREGVWDSDLHFRLALQLARHEEQAAGLDAGAEYTHARIPPEARVTLNGRFDEGRKAKISYIRENVRVGEEIFHW comes from the exons ATGGCTCCAAAGGACTCCCAGGTCAGTGCATCGAACGAGATGACCGGCAATCCTCCCTCCTCCGTGCAGGGACGGTCGCGAAATGGGTGCATCACTTGTCG CATCCGTCGCGTTAAATGTGATGAAGAACGACCGCACTGTCGACGATGTCAGTCAACGGGCCGCAAATGCGACGGGTACACGCCTCTCACGGGCCAGCAACCGAAGCAGCAACCGCCACAGCAAGCGGCGAAGGCAGGCTCATCTGAGTTGCGCATTATCCAGCACACGCCGCAGGTGACCCAGCCCACGCAGCTTTGCATGTTCCCCGGCGTAGATACACTGCTCACAGAAGACGAATATCGAGCGCTGGAATTTTTCAATGTTCAAACCGTCTCATGCTTTGGACCGCGTGCCGGGGGCTGGCTGCTGAACGCCGCCTGCCAGGATTCGGCCATTCGACGAGCTGCGATGGCCCTAGGGACCATGCATCGCGTCGTGCTATACCACAGCAGGACGCCTCCGCACGATCGCCGCAGAGGTATGCAGCTCGCTCTGCAGCAGTACAACTCGGCTATTCGACAGGGACTAAAACTGTTTGCGGGCAGCAACGACAGCTCCGCGGACGGTATCCTTTCCATGTGcgtgctcttcttctgcttggaCAGCCTTCAGGGCCACTTCCGATCGGCTTTGCGACATGTAGGGTCAGGGCTGCGCATCCTcgcccagcgccagctaCGCGGACAACGGGCGGAGAACACACTGTTGCCACCGGACGTGATTCAGTCGTTGTTCGCCGCCCTGGAGGCCCAGATGCTGGAAATCGATGGCCAGTCGCCGCTGTTAGATGAAAATGGACTGCCCGTACGAGGCGCCGGCCGGCCGGCGCCCCTCTGGACGCTCGAGGAGGCCCAAGATACCTTTCGAAGCATCTACAATGATTTTCTTCGcttgttgagcttctcaGCAAGACTCGAAGAGCCGGTCGACGAACTGGAGATGGTGCAGATCGTTGAACAGGTAATGGCACGCAAACAGCAGGTGCAGACGGATCTCGACGCCTGGTCGCTCGAGTTCGACCATTTCCTCGCCCACATCTTCCATTGGGGCAACCAGGCGTCGCAGCAATCGGTCCGaatgctccagctctggcgcACCATGCTGACCATGGTGCTGCACATGGGGTGGCCTCCCCAAGACACTGCTTGGGGGAGCCATCTCAGCGAACTCAATATaatcctcgacctcgccgaGCAAATTATCGTCATGTCGCCCCCTCTAGAACTAGAATCATCGGCCGGTTCGACCTTCAGTCTTCAGGGGCACTCTCGCGCCGGTAGCCCCTCTGGGTCCCGTAGCCGCAGCATGTCCACGTCCTCGTCCGCGTCTCGCGATGACtctccaacaacaacaacaacaacaacaacaacaccaacaccacgaCTCAAAAAGGAAACAGACCCCCAATCCACCTACACCCCCATCCTTCCCCGCCCATTTCACTCATCACCCTCACGATTTACCTTGGCCCTCGGCATCCTCCCAGCCCTTTGGACAATCGCAACCCAATGCCGCGACTCTAGCGTACGCTACCGCGCTATCGACCTGATCGGACGCAGCAAGCGCCGCGAAGGTGTCTGGGACTCAGACCTGCACTTTCGTCTGGCACTGCAGCTTGCTCGCCATGAAGAGCAAGCGGCGGGGCTGGACGCCGGCGCGGAGTACACCCACGCACGTATCCCGCCTGAGGCGCGGGTGACGCTAAATGGAAGATTCGATGAGGGACGGAAGGCTAAGATTAGCTATATTCGAGAGAATGTTAGGGTCGGGGAGGAGATTTTTCACTGGTAA
- a CDS encoding uncharacterized protein (transcript_id=CADANIAT00003888), with the protein MPIKSLTRHQKQPWKASTAYYINNFRYPWDNLTSPCYYQRGDFNMTFTGLVYQLPLFEPPNSTSQRARIDRADEPESTEPTSQYCRAVRA; encoded by the exons ATGCCGATTAAGAGCCTCACGAGGCATCAAAAACAACCTTGGAAGGCCAGTACTGCttattatata AATAACTTCCGATACCCATGGGATAACCTGACAAGCCCCTGCTATTACCAAAGGGGAGATTTTAACATGACATTCACTGGTCTTGTCTATCAACTACCATTGTTCGagcctccaaattcaaccagccaacgagccagaatcgaccgtgccgacgagccagaatcgaccgaGCCTAcaagccagtattgccgtgccgtacgagcctga
- a CDS encoding tetrafunctional fatty acid synthase subunit atnM (transcript_id=CADANIAT00003889): MFNFPHPAIDLASRMKSSPLMAGGSSSASSEDLFSPPMMEDLDTPMTEYPMGSPPRMPYRGEDIEIAFLRSEASIKKSSLFNDKFAATLDDLSARPIDSASLIGKLQSMTRSVREILDSGDQLVHEDGPQEILKQFVRVVNKHLCQDEDIHTVLAPLALEPEEKFHIIQTYYQAISMTQFVSPKWTSSLLSDALCRRANIVTVFNGQGVEGYFSELQHLYDTYGGLLAEPLYALSKQLKGLASDVRAQDMYPHGLDVIGWLENPEARPSTDYLLSAPVSQPLIGLVQLLNYAITCKILNKSPGEFARHLSGSAGHSQGIVVAAMLATVVSWPTFFDAASTALQVLFWIGCRSQQCYPSHSIPPSLVDQSERLSPMLSVKGASRESLLKYLDEHNRHLPPAQQGSLALINGRQQFVVAGNPLSLYAFANKLRAASNNSSTTNTARVPFSQRPLLITARFLPISVPFHTSLLEDAEAQILEDLRSVHVPGNSLLFPVLRTDNGADLREFDNLVPELVHMVVCGVVDWDRATRFPTATHLLDFGPGRETGIGALLASTKAGTAARVILSTTLTGPSKKTLGYMPELLSRRRPVVYNTSWEQDFAPRLVRVGDDILLDTKFSRALGLPPVMVAGMTPTTVSPDFVAEVINANYHIEIAGGGYHDAAGMRSALTRLVNLIPAGRGITVNLIYANPRAMGWQIPLLVQLRQEGLPITGLTIGAGVPSPDIASEYIRDLGLSHISFKPGSKEAIDNVLRIAESNPGFPIILQWTGGRAGGHHSYEDFHEPILDRYAQIRAYPNLILVAGSGFGGSDDTIPYITGSWSKKLGYAAMPFDGVLVGSRVMTAKEARTSPAVKQAIVDTPGVPDSQWEGTYKKATGGIITVKSEMGEPIHKLATRGVLLWAELDKEVFSLPAAQQVQELQRRKGSLMKRLNADFQKVWFGIDQQGNPVEISEMTYAEVLTRAVDLLYLKDQQAWIDPSYRSFVADFIRCVENRLSARQPRPRAVFQSALQLDRPQVFLSEFLQAYPAALEDVIVREDEDQLVKLYKQPGRKPLPFIVALDESFEYWFKKDSLWQSERLEAVTNQDVGRICILHGPVAAQYTKVANEPVKQILDNIHKPHVQAILKQQYAGDTSRVPTLDYLYSAGAVSPMLSPQDELLLPHVKHSRSYDPPTLAYDLEGPEENLPTEKQWLALIGGTKPSWRKALLTLNEIVQGKMLVENPIKGLFAPRAGLSVRIIQAGRPQKTVILMRQKSSQGQEKDEATVEIRALSTSEIMLTLRAPMTGGSAGNPPVDLVLYFTYKPTYGNNPIHEVMGTRNQRISRFYEQLWVGNAGDEGTSLQKSADDVQVLTREAILNFTKAIDNRNSAYNGKKNSKLLAPLDMAIVVAWKPLMRCLFTDAVNGDILKLLHLKNDFRVIDNASPMREGDVLSSTAAIESIRIRPDSGKVVRAVATIFKKGTPIITVASEFILQGRYEDYHNTFETKEEQVYKLPLKSKRDVVLLASKPWFRIAAADLSLDDHLDDELTFRLKSSYHFRDANTYSQIETCGTVSCAVGNKDMTIGTVMFKSNSHFLKNPVIDFLTRRGFAYDEVKQLPNAVPLAADVRIEMPTSSDQYAAASGDSNPIHLSRAFARYAGHNEGRVIHGMQTSGLVRGVVELHAAGNDPRRMKAWSASFKGKVSPGETLLVDISHTGMNNGRLIVVATARSESSSVEVFRATAEVAQKPGAYLFTGQGSQKPAMGMDLYETSQAARDVWHTAEQFFVNTYGISILEIVRNNPKEYTVHFGGSRGKAIRENYISLDFEVVNEQGEIESVRAFQEITPSSRSFTYTSSGGLLHETIFTQPALVVMELARFHDMRARGLINEDSCYAGHSLGEYAALAAMGEVFTVEGVTAAVFYRGLTMQKSIELDRSGRDYSMVAANPSRVSKNLSESDLCAIVDSIEAATGGLCEIVNFNVESTQYVCAGDLRSLDCLAGVLDSLVAHPEHLTSLETLNASVPAIVASCLAQTDKKPTPLVLQRGKATIPLKVNVPFHSSLLRPGADTFRRALRKAIPEHMVRPEKLIGRYIPNLTAMPFELSKGYFENVLAISESPFVREILERWDDNNVAVAVC, encoded by the exons ATGTTCAACTTTCCTCATCCCGCTATAGACCTGGCTTCCAGAATGAAGTCAAGCCCGCTCATGGCGGGCGGCAGCTCGTCCGCATCATCAGAAgatctcttttctcctccaATGATGGAGGACCTGGATACACCCATGACCGAGTATCCCATGGGATCCCCTCCCCGCATGCCCTACCGCGGTGAGGACATCGAGATTGCATTCCTCCGCTCCGAAGCCTCCATTAAAAAGTCTTCCTTGTTCAACGACAAGTTCGCAGCTACGTTGGACGACCTTAGTGCCCGACCCATCGACAGTGCCTCTCTCATTGGGAAACTCCAGAGCATGACCCGTTCCGTGCGCGAGATCCTCGACAGTGGCGACCAGCTGGTGCACGAGGACGGCCCGCAAGAGATCCTCAAGCAGTTCGTGCGCGTCGTCAACAAACATCTCTGCCAGGATGAAGACATCCACACTGTCCTGGCGCCATTGGCTCTGGAGCCTGAGGAGAAGTTCCACATAATCCAGACCTATTACCAAGCGATCAGTATGACCCAATTCGTGTCACCGAAGTGGACCAGCAGTCTGCTCTCGGATGCCCTCTGCCGTCGGGCCAACATTGTGACGGTCTTCAATGGTCAGGGGGTGGAAGGGTACTTCAGTGAACTGCAGCATCTCTATGACACATATGGAGGACTGCTGGCCGAGCCCCTATATGCCCTGAGCAAACAGCTCAAGGGGCTTGCGTCAGATGTGCGCGCCCAGGACATGTACCCCCACGGCCTAGATGTCATCGGCTGGCTCGAGAACCCAGAGGCGCGCCCGTCCACTGACTATCTGCTCTCAGCCCCTGTCAGTCAACCTTTGATCGGTCTTGTGCAGCTGCTCAATTATGCCATCACCTgcaagatcctcaacaagagCCCCGGCGAGTTCGCCCGTCACCTCAGTGGTTCCGCCGGCCACTCTCAGGGCATTGTTGTCGCAGCGATGCTGGCTACGGTTGTCTCGTGGCCTACATTCTTCGACGCCGCAAGCACCGCACTGCAAGTGCTGTTCTGGATTGGGTGTCGTTCGCAACAATGCTACCCATCCCACTCCATTCCGCCGTCGCTGGTCGATCAGTCTGAGCGCCTGAGCCCCATGCTCAGCGTCAAGGGAGCCTCGCGTGAGTCATTACTCAAGTATCTCGACGAGCACAACCGACATCTCCCCCCCGCACAGCAGGGCTCCCTTGCTTTGATTAACGGCCGGCAGCAGTTCGTGGTGGCCGGCAATCCCCTCTCGCTCTACGCCTTCGCCAACAAGCTGCGCGCAGCCTCCAACAACTCCAGCACTACCAACACAGCCCGCGTGCCGTTCAGCCAAAGGCCCTTGTTGATCACCGCGCGCTTCCTTCCCATCTCAGTTCCCTTCCACACCAGTCtcctggaggatgctgaggcCCAGATCCTGGAAGACCTCCGCTCCGTCCACGTCCCTGGGAACagtctcctcttccctgTCCTCCGTACCGACAATGGGGCCGACCTCCGCGAGTTTGACAATCTGGTCCCCGAGCTCGTGCACATGGTCGTCTGCGGCGTCGTCGATTGGGACCGAGCCACGCGCTTCCCCACTGCCACTCACTTACTCGACTTTGGTCCCGGCCGCGAGACCGGGATCGGGGCGCTGCTGGCCTCCACAAAAGCCGGCACCGCTGCACGCGTAATACTCTCTACGACCCTCACCGGCCCCAGCAAGAAGACGCTCGGCTACATGCCCGAGCTGCTCAGCCGGCGCCGCCCCGTAGTCTACAACACCAGCTGGGAACAAGACTTTGCTCCGCGGCTTGTCCGCGTCGGCGACGACATCCTCCTCGACACCAAGTTCTCCCGCGCCTTGGGTCTGCCCCCCGTAATGGTAGCTGGCATGACGCCGACCACGGTCTCACCGGACTTTGTCGCCGAGGTCATCAACGCGAACTACCACATCGAAATTGCCGGCGGTGGTTACCACGACGCAGCCGGCATGCGCTCAGCCCTCACCCGGCTCGTTAACCTCATCCCCGCCGGCCGCGGCATAACCGTTAACCTGATCTACGCGAATCCGCGCGCAATGGGTTGGCAGATCCCGCTCCTCGTACAATTGCGACAAGAGGGCTTGCCCATTACAGGGCTGACAATCGGCGCCGGCGTGCCGTCGCCCGACATCGCCAGCGAGTATATCCGCGACCTCGGCCTGAGCCATATCTCCTTCAAGCCGGGGTCTAAAGAAGCAATCGACAATGTGCTGCGCATCGCGGAATCGAACCCCGGTTTCCCCATTATCCTGCAATGGACCGGTGGGCGAGCGGGCGGGCATCACTCGTACGAAGATTTCCATGAACCCATCCTGGACCGGTACGCGCAGATCAGAGCCTACCCGAACCTCATTCTAGTCGCTGGCAGTGGGTTCGGTGGAAGCGATGATACCATTCCTTATATCACGGGATCATGGTCCAAGAAATTGGGCTACGCGGCTATGCCCTTCGACGGCGTTCTTGTTGGCAGCCGCGTCATGACTGCCAAGGAGGCGCGGACCAGTCCAGCTGTGAAGCAGGCGATTGTTGATACCCCTGGAGTACCAGATTCCCAGTGGGAGGGCACATACAAGAAAGCAACTGGGGGGATTATCACAGTGAAGTCTGAAATGGGTGAGCCAATCCATAAGCTTGCGACGCGCGGGGTCCTGCTATGGGCAGAGCTCGATAAGGAGGtgttttctcttcctgcGGCGCAGCAGGTCCAGGAGTTGCAGAGGCGCAAGGGCTCGCTGATGAAGCGGCTGAATGCAGATTTCCAGAAGGTTTGGTTTGGTATCGACCAGCAGGGAAACCCCGTGGAGATTTCAGAGATGACCTACGCGGAGGTTCTCACAAGGGCTGTTGATCTGCTCTACCTCAAGGATCAGCAAGCCTGGATTGATCCCTCGTATCGTTCCTTTGTGGCAGACTTTATTCGCTGCGTCGAGAACCGCCTGAGCGCGCGCCAGCCTCGACCCCGTGCAGTTTTCCAGTCCGCATTGCAGCTGGACCGGCCCCAGGTCTTTCTGAGCGAGTTCCTGCAGGCATATCCGGCAGCTCTGGAAGACGTGATTGTccgcgaggacgaggaccaGCTGGTGAAGCTGTACAAGCAACCGGGACGCAAGCCTCTGCCGTTCATCGTTGCGCTGGACGAGTCGTTCGAGTACTGGTTCAAGAAGGATTCTCTGTGGCAGTCTGAGAGACTAGAAGCCGTCACCAATCAAGACGTCGGACGAATCTGTATTTTGCACGGCCCCGTGGCGGCACAGTACACTAAGGTCGCCAATGAACCGGTGAAGCAGATCCTCGATAACATCCATAAACCCCACGTTCAGGCCATCCTGAAGCAGCAGTACGCCGGTGACACGAGCCGAGTTCCAACTCTGGATTACCTGTACTCTGCGGGCGCAGTATCGCCCATGTTGTCTCCGCAGGACGAGCTGCTACTGCCACATGTCAAGCATAGTCGTTCATACGACCCGCCGACCCTCGCGTATGATCTGGAAGGCCCCGAGGAGAACCTACCCACCGAAAAGCAGTGGCTGGCTCTCATCGGCGGGACGAAGCCATCCTGGCGGAAGGCATTGCTGACGCTGAACGAGATTGTGCAGGGGAagatgctggtggagaaTCCTATCAAGGGCCTCTTCGCTCCTCGCGCCGGCCTCTCCGTGCGTATCATTCAAGCTGGACGACCCCAGAAGACAGTCATCCTTATGCGGCAGAAAAGCAGCCAAGGACAGGAAAAGGATGAAGCGACGGTGGAAATCCGCGCTTTATCTACCTCAGAGATCATGCTGACACTGCGAGCTCCTATGACTGGGGGCAGTGCTGGCAACCCTCCGGTCGATCTGGTGCTGTACTTCACTTACAAGCCGACATACGGCAATAACCCGATCCACGAGGTTATGGGTACACGCAACCAGCGCATCAGCCGGTTCTACGAACAGCTCTGGGTCGGCAACGCAGGGGATGAGGGCACGAGCCTGCAAAAATCCGCCGACGACGTGCAAGTGCTGACCCGCGAAGCGATCTTAAACTTCACCAAGGCCATTGACAACCGGAACAGCGCATACAATGGGAAAAAGAACTCTAAGCTGCTTGCACCGCTTGACATGGCGATTGTGGTTGCGTGGAAGCCGTTGATGCGTTGTCTCTTCACGGACGCAGTCAACGGCGATATCCTCAAGCTCCTGCATTTGAAGAATGATTTCCGGGTTATTGACAACGCGAGTCCGATGCGCGAAGGCGACGTGCTGTCTTCGACAGCCGCGATCGAGTCGATTCGCATCCGCCCGGACTCAGGGAAGGTGGTCCGCGCTGTTGCGACGATCTTCAAGAAAGGCACGCCCATCATTACTGTTGCCAGTGAGTTCATACTCCAGGGCCGGTATGAAGACTACCACAACACGTTCGAGACAAAAGAGGAGCAGGTGTACAAGTTGCCCTTGAAGTCGAAGCGGGACGTGGTCCTGCTGGCATCGAAGCCCTGGTTCCGCATCGCCGCGGCCGACCTCAGCCTCGACGACCACCTGGATGATGAGCTCACTTTCCGGCTGAAAAGCTCATACCATTTTCGCGACGCCAACACGTACAGCCAGATCGAAACCTGTGGGACCGTCAGCTGTGCCGTGGGGAATAAGGACATGACGATCGGCACAGTGATGTTCAAAAGCAACTCGCACTTCCTCAAGAACCCCGTCATCGACTTCCTGACCCGTCGAGGATTTGCCTACGACGAGGTCAAGCAGCTTCCAAATGCTGTGCCCTTGGCCGCAGATGTCCGCATTGAGATGCCCACGTCTAGTGACCAGTACGCTGCCGCCTCGGGAGACAGCAACCCAATTCACCTATCGCGTGCGTTTGCGCGGTACGCGGGCCACAACGAAGGTCGGGTCATCCACGGCATGCAGACTAGTGGTCTGGTACGAGGCGTCGTGGAGTTGCATGCGGCAGGCAACGATCCGCGGCGCATGAAGGCCTGGTCTGCTTCATTCAAGGGCAAGGTATCCCCTGGCGAGACCCTCCTCGTGGATATCAGCCACACGGGGATGAACAACGGCCGCTTGATTGTTGTTGCTACTGCACGGTCGGAATCGTCCAGTGTAGAAGTGTTTCGTGCGACGGCTGAAGTGGCCCAGAAGCCAGGAGCCTACCTGTTCActggccagggcagccaGAAGCCGGCGATGGGGATGGATCTGTACGAGACCAGCCAGGCCGCACGCGATGTATGGCACACGGCCGAgcagttcttcgtcaacacATACG GCATCTCAATTCTTGAGATCGTCCGAAACAATCCCAAGGAGTACACCGTGCACTTTGGAGGCAGCCGCGGCAAAGCCATCCGCGAGAACTACATCTCGCTGGACTTTGAAGTGGTCAATGAGCAGGGCGAGATTGAATCAGTACGGGCCTTCCAAGAGATCACCCCCAGCTCGCGCTCGTTCACCTACACATCCTCCGGTGGTCTGCTGCACGAGACGATCTTCACACAACCGGCGCTGGTGGTTATGGAGCTGGCGCGGTTCCACGACATGCGCGCTCGCGGTCTAATCAACGAGGACAGCTGCTATGCCGGACACTCGCTTGGCGAGTATGCCGCGCTCGCTGCTATGGGCGAGGTCTTCACAGTAGAGGGAGTCACTGCCGCAGTCTTCTACCGTGGACTGACCATGCAGAAATCCATCGAACTGGACCGATCTGGCCGGGACTATTCCATGGTAGCTGCGAACCCGAGCCGAGTATCCAAGA ACCTCTCCGAATCCGATCTCTGCGCTATTGTGGACTCGATTGAAGCTGCAACAGGGGGTCTCTGCGAGatcgtcaacttcaacgTCGAGTCTACGCAGTACGTTTGTGCTGGCGAT CTCCGCAGCCTCGACTGTCTTGCCGGCGTCCTGGACTCGCTCGTTGCGCACCCTGAACACCTCACTTCACTCGAAACCCTCAACGCATCCGTCCCGGCCATTGTCGCCTCATGTCTCGCCCAGACCGACAAGAAGCCCACTCCGCTAGTCCTCCAACGCGGCAAAGCCACCATCCCTCTGAAGGTCAACGTCCCATTCCACAGCAGTCTTCTGCGCCCAGGCGCCGACACCTTCCGTCGCGCCCTCCGCAAGGCTATTCCAGAGCACATGGTTCGGCCGGAGAAGTTGATTGGGAGATATATTCCGAATCTGACGGCGATGCCGTTCGAGTTGAGTAAGGGGTATTTTGAAAATGTTCTTGCTATTTCTGAAAGTCCGTTTGTGagggagattctggagagGTGGGATGATAATaatgttgctgttgctgtttgTTGA
- a CDS encoding uncharacterized protein (transcript_id=CADANIAT00003887), with translation MPAITVKPLTPPAGSAIDFGAVITDVDLECHRLWPGFWLSAMPSTWF, from the coding sequence ATGCCAGCCATCACTGTTAAGCCACTAACACCGCCAGCCGGGTCTGCAATCGACTTCGGTGCCGTCATTACAGATGTTGACCTGGagtgtcacaggctatggcctggattttggttgtcggccatgccctcaacctggttctaa